The genomic segment CGTAGGTGCCGAGCTTCAGCAGCACCCCGGCGAGGATGGCCGAGCCCGCAGCGGGTGCCTCGGTGTGCGCGGGAGGCAGCCAGGTGTGGAACGGTACCGTCGGTGTCTTCACGGCCAGGCCCACCAGGATCGCCAGCAGCACCAGCACGCTGAAGATTCCTCCGCCCGCGAGCGGGTTTTGCGCGGTCAGGGCCACGATGTCGAAGGTGTGGGGGTCGGAGGCCACGTACAGGCCGATGAAGCCGAGCAGCAGCGCCAGCGAGCCGAGGAACGTGTAGAGGAAGAACATCAGTGCTGCGCGCGCCGCGCCGCGGTGTCCCCAGAGCGCGATCACGAAGTACATGCCCACGATGGACAGGTCGAAGAAGACGAAGAACAGGATGAGATCCAGGGAGACGAACACCCCTAGGCACACCGTCTGCAAGAACAAGAACAGCGCCGCGAATGCCCGCATCCGGTGGGTTTGGCGCAGCGAGTACAGCGCGCAGGCGAGAAACAGTACCGCCGTGAGCGCCACCAGCGGCAGACTCAGCCCGTCGACCCCGATGTGGTATCCCGCACTCACGGTCGGAATCCAGCGCTGGTTCACCTCGTAGGCGAATCCGGACGGCCCCGGCGCGAACCCGATCCACAGCGCCACCACCAACGCGAGATCTGCCGCGGTGGCCGCGATCCAGACCGAGCGCACCACCCTGTCACTCACCCGTGGCATGGCCACGAGCCCGACCGCGACCGCGAGCGGCAGGAACACCACGAC from the Saccharomonospora azurea NA-128 genome contains:
- a CDS encoding complex I subunit 4 family protein, which codes for MLSVVVFLPLAVAVGLVAMPRVSDRVVRSVWIAATAADLALVVALWIGFAPGPSGFAYEVNQRWIPTVSAGYHIGVDGLSLPLVALTAVLFLACALYSLRQTHRMRAFAALFLFLQTVCLGVFVSLDLILFFVFFDLSIVGMYFVIALWGHRGAARAALMFFLYTFLGSLALLLGFIGLYVASDPHTFDIVALTAQNPLAGGGIFSVLVLLAILVGLAVKTPTVPFHTWLPPAHTEAPAAGSAILAGVLLKLGTYGFVRIAMPILPGTWRDYSPAIVAIGVAGVLYGAFVALGQNDLKRMVAYTSVNHMGYILLAFGAAGLVATSDAQAHDLAVTGAVTQMVSHGLITGALFLLTGVLYERGRTYDMDAYGGLAARTPWFARVTAVAAFASLGLPGFSGFIAEFQIFTGALGPVPVATALAVVGILVTAALFLRALQRVFLGPVRAAGNGDVADLAGAEAAAIVPLLALAVLIGVFPRFLLDVIEPAARVVGTLVSR